Proteins encoded by one window of Corythoichthys intestinalis isolate RoL2023-P3 chromosome 20, ASM3026506v1, whole genome shotgun sequence:
- the cmbl gene encoding carboxymethylenebutenolidase homolog, with amino-acid sequence MANEARSCPCDIGDRMEYGGLGEEVQIDHFKAYLVKPQAASEKAIIVIQDIFGWELPNTRYMADMLTTNGYIAVCPDFFLGKEPWSPSHDRATFTTWLEDRKPTNINKEVDSLLRFLKEQCAAKYIGVVGFCWGGIATHYLALNNPEIKAAVSFYGIIREEGDKYNLKSPTLFIFGENDNLIPLDQVNGLEAKLKEKCTVDYKVKIFPGQDHGFAHRKREDISPKDEPGIKEARADMINWLNKYI; translated from the exons ATGGCGAACGAGGCGCGATCGTGTCCCTGTGATATTGGGGATCGAATGGAGTATGGGGGTCTTGGCGAGGAGGTTCAGATCGATCACTTTAAAGCATATTTAGTCAAGCCACAAGCAGCATCTGAAAAGGCAATAATTGTCATCCAAGACATCTTTGGATGGGAGCTTCCAAACACGAGATACATGGCTGATATGCTCACTACCAATGGATACAT TGCTGTTTGCCCAGATTTCTTCCTCGGAAAGGAGCCATGGAGTCCATCACATGACCGGGCTACATTTACCACATGGCTTGAGGACAGAAAGCCGACCAACATCAACAA AGAGGTGGACTCACTGCTGAGGTTCTTGAAGGAGCAATGTGCTGCCAAATACATCGGAGTAGTAGGCTTTTGCTGGGGTGGGATTGCCACTCATTACCTGGCCTTGAACAACCCTGAGATTAAAGCTGCTGTGTCTTTTTACg GTATCATACGTGAAGAAGGGGACAAGTATAATCTGAAGAGTCCAACCCTTTTTATCTTTGGAGAAAATGACAATTTGATTCCACTGGATCAG GTTAATGGTCTTGAAGCAAAACTAAAGGAGAAATGCACCGTGGATTACAAGGTGAAGATCTTTCCTGGCCAGGATCACGGGTTCGCCCACCGTAAGCGAGAGGACATCAGCCCTAAAGACGAGCCGGGAATTAAGGAAGCCAGAGCTGATATGATCAACTGGTTgaacaaatacatttga